The genome window GTGCAACCCTTGCATGTTCattatattaaaaacaatttatcttCTCTCTCCTAGGTAACTTACAGAGCTCAGAACACAGGGATCTTGAAGATTGTCATTCAGATGGTGGCTGTTTGGGTGCTGGCCTTCTTGGTGAATGGCCCAATGATTCTCGTTTCAGAGGCTTGGAAGAACGGGAGCCATGAGTGTGAGCCTGGATTTTTTTCAGCGTGGTATGTCATAGCCATCACTTCGCTCCTGGAATTCCTGATCCCAGTTATTGCCGTTGCCTATTTCAACGTGTATATTTACCGGCGCCTGTGGAAGCGTGGTAACCTCACCAGGCACCGTGGcaggttcctctctgtctcctcttgtgACGGCGGGCAAGCATTAAGATGGGGGCTGTTCTCAGAGGAAGGAGATCCATCCCCTCATTCACAGGGACAAGGCAGAAAGAGCAGCCTTTTGGCTTCCTTTAGAagccagaagaaaagcaaaatgattcATGCTTCCAAAGGGAGTTCCCTCGCCCACGCGGATTCCTTATCCCTTCACCATAGGGAACATGTTGAACTGCTCAGATCCAGAAAATTAGCCAAGTCTCTGGCTGTCCTCTTAGCAGTTTTTGCCATTTGCTGGGCTCCATATTCTTTATTCACAATTGTTATTTCAACATACCCCCCAGCGGAGCGCCCGAAATCAAGTTGGTATGAATTTGCATTCTGGCTTCAGTGGTTCAATTCCTTTATCAATCCCGTTTTGTATCCGTTGTGTCACAAGCGTTTCCAGAAGGCTTTCTTGAAATTATTTTGTGTGAAAAAGCAGCTCATGACATCACAAAGTCAgtcattttcttcttcaagatAATGTACTACACTCTGGATTTTAGTCCTCCTCTCAGCTTTCACTTTGGCCTTTTCACTGAAGCATTCATGCAACTCTCACactggagaaataaaaaaatttttttttgaagcaaaAGTCAGTGGGAAATTATTCTAGTGAATAATAATCATGTAACGATGAATTAAGAACATGATATTTTGATAACGTCATACGCGCAGAAGTGCTGTGTTTTTTCCTAGGCATAACCACTTTCTGTTTGTGAGGTTGTGATAGGACATTGGCTGTGAAAGTtagagctttttgtttctttctaggTTTAGTGTTTGCAGTACGGTCTTAATTTCACATGTTTACTTGACAGTAGTAAACACGTATCGCATCTGAGAATCATGCCCTAAGCCTCACAGTAGAGGAGAGAGGGTGGGCAGCTGAAGGTGTGTGGCTCTGTGGAGCTCTGTGGCAGGTGAGCTGGGGTTTGAGTTGGcgagagcagaaagctggagtgtaTACCCAGGCAATGTTCCTGACCTCAGGAAAGGACAGATGGAGCGTGAGAGAGAAAAGAGCTGTTCACGTAGCTCTCGTAAGTCCTCAGTGGGGGCTGACGCAGTGGCGTCGCGGGCTAATCCTCTGATTGTATGTGCCTGCAtcccagttcatgccctggctgcttcatttcccatctaacCCCGCTCGtggtttgggaaaacagcagaggatggcttaagttcttgggcccctgcacccacatgggagacccaaaggaagctcctggctcccagcttcagagtcACTCAACTCtgtccattgtgaccatttgggaaatgatggaaaacctctctctctctttctttttctatctctctctctccttctctctgtaaatctttcaaataaaaattaatctttaaaaggcTTTAGTGGCATCATTGTGGAAGCTCTGGTGGCCACAGGGTGACAGGGAGAGCCAGGCAGTGGTCGCATCCGTCTGAAAGGTTGGCTGTCCTGGCCCACTATCTTCTTCCTCTACATTAGCTTAAACTTCCCTTTGAGagaaaattggaagaaaaaggaaggcTACGAGATCATGAAGGCTCATATTGGAAAGAAATGGAACCAAAACATATATtggtgaaaaaatattttaaattcataaacAGTTTTTTCATGTTGTATGTTTTTCATTAACTTCTCAAATATCCCTCAGGTATTCAGGTTTGTGTTTTTTGTGCATCATAATAATGTTTACATTTCAATTTCCTATTCCCCTAAGCTTCCTGAGCTAGCTTCGTTGTTACGGATTGAGTAGGGTTTGTCTTCCCAAAACTCTGGCCACTGTTTAACTCTGACATCTTCCTGTTGATGCTGAATGAATTAGAGGTGGAGAGTTGGTCTAACTGTGGCCTCTTGGAGGTGCGTCTGGTGGGAAGTCCTTGGGTTGCTGGGGATGTGCCCCCAAGGGTGGCTCTTGCAAGAATTCTGATTTGGTTTAGGCTTCTTGGCTTCCTGGCTTACATCTGCACGCACTGTGAGCAGTCAGAGAAGGGGGACTGGGAGTTCTCTGGTCCTGAACTGTAACCTGCAAAGCTGTGAACTGAAACAAGTGCTTGCTTTTCCCAGAAGCTCCTCCTGAGCGCTTTAGTTAAGGCAATGAAAAGTGGATTAATATGCCTTGTGTAACACTCACTGAACTAGTGCATGTCAGTAATTATTAATAAATAGTGGCTGTATTCATCAAATATGTTTATCTCGTATGCccaatattttacattttgcatGTCGGTCTCAGAATTATTCTGTTTCTAGTTAGCATACATTATACTTTCCTGAGGATTTGCATTGTTTTAATTCAGGGATATTTTGTCCCTCTTTTTGTTTATTAGTCTCTTTTTCTTTACTCATAGTTAATTCCATCTTATCTGCAAGGTTTGATCAGCATTTCTCCTGTAATTCCTCGGAGTTTGTGTATGGATTAGCCATTCTTGTATTTCTTAGATATTTTATTGTGTTTCCTTTTGAACACTAAGAACCCCTTTAAAGTGCTTGCATGTGTAGAAACAGATCTAATTTTATATACATGGCACCCTTACATCAATTACATGAATTCAATGTAAGAGATACATGTCTAACAATTAGTTAGTAACCTTAAAAACCCAAGAAATACACTCTTATAAATACATGCCATTGAGAAAGTCTTTGCTAGTCACTGTAGGTTTTCCATTTATAAACTAGTCAGTGTGAGTTGCATGCAGAGAATTGAATCTTCATTGAATGGCCAGGTCCTATGAAAGCTTTTTCTCTTGACTCTCAGGGACAAGAAAGGAAATTAACAGTCACAGATATTTTCCAAAggagatatatttatataatatgctGTATTTTATTCAATCAAAGAGGCTGTCAACTCGCTCTGTAAAATGTATTTACTGCTATCAAAGAGGCCATGCTATAATCGATCTTTAATAGAATAGTTTAAAATCGCATTGTACCAAGTCCCATTTTGATGGCAGAGTTGTTGAAAAGGGGGCAGTATGAATCTTAGAATTGATGAAATATATGTGGTTGATAGACAAATTAAAGCTAATCCTCTATAAAATGAgaatcagaaaaacaaagcatttgGATGATACCTGCATGAATATGTTAATACCAATTTACCATGTATTATCAAATTATAGTAGAAATACCTTAAAACTTAGATTTAAATTTAGATTCTCCAGGAACAACAACTTTACTCTGAGATTCTGTGGAACACTCCAAGCATGTGACATACATACTGAAAGACATGTATAAGGCATTGTCCCGAAAAGGGAAAGCATTGACAAGTGGGATTTTTACCACTGTGAGAAGCTACTACACAAAACGAAAcaatcaacagagagaagagaacatttataaatgggagaaaatatttataaattcttCATCTGACAAGGAGTTAATAATCAGAATATATAAGAAACTGAACTCAACAGCAAAGCCATGGTAATCCAATAAAAACAGGCTCATGATGAAGGCATTGGCCTGCTGATGAAGACCCTGAATCCAGAGCAGAACTTGCCTCTTGGTACTCAGCTCTGCTCttcactccagcctcctgctatgCGGCCCCCGGAAGGCAGGAATGATGGTTCAAGGGTTGGGCTGCTGCCCCCAACgcgggagacctgaactgagatCCTGGCACTCGGACTTGAGTCACAGCTGGGGTCCAACATGGAGAGTCAGTCAGGGGAGGGttcttctttctgttcctctgcctctcaaagaaataaaggaaaaaaagattccaacagacatttctcaaaggaagacatacaGATGGACAATGGGCACATGAGAAGATGTTCAGTGTCACTAAGCATCACGGAAATGCAAATGAGAACCACGCTGAGATAATAACTCACACAAATTATAGTGACTATGATCAAAAAGACAAGAGGGCTCAACATGgtaatctagcagctaaagtccttgcttgcacgcaccggggtcccatatgggcagcagttttaatcctggcggccccagacacaatgaaaaatcaaacatttaaaataaacctataatttatataaaattatggcaggttaaaaaaaatcttttcaaggcccggcggcgtggcctagtggctaaagtccttgcgttgaacacgctgggatcccatatgggcgtcggttctaatcccggcagctccacttcctatccagctccctgcttgtgtctgggaaagcattggaggacagcccaaagctttgggaccctgcacctgcatgggagacccagaagaggctcctggctcctggcttcagaccagctcagttctggtcattgcaaccacttggggagtgaatcattggataaaagatcttcatctctttctctctgtatatctgactttgcaattaaaaaaaatcttagaaaaaaaagaagaacctgatgtaattccattttctgggAACATGCCTTTATATATCTAAACAagcaaaattcttttcttttcatcattattattattatgttgattatctttacatagttgattagggcacaaaggatcaagagctacaagaaagtgggtaagaccattgtctccacattctcatttttttattcctgtatctggggtaaggggggagataaatggggaaaccccacccagcctcccaaccatcccagggtaccgaatgtggggcatgcactgagaacactgctcaagtggttttgatagttcagcagttctgagttgctgccaagctcaccattccaagcacgatgaaatctctccagaatccactggctgacatagtccaccttagagtctccgtttgcccagattttcactgccaacacatgcctGGGGGAGTTGATCGATtagttctgttctccattctctgttgtggtaccaggtgtcctgtgcAGGCTGTGATGGACttccgtatcctccatgtgcctctggatatgctgtccactgctccatctgagcctctgaggaggctcagctttgacacttgcactccatggtcagatcatgcaacctgcaattctctccatatttggggttctgagtccagcaattcagttggggagatccctaGAGAAACTtaatctaaggtgatcccagacctgactattgtctgtgcttgccagtacagggtccagcacagcccGTCGCCCCACTCAGTAAGCAATcaaagttttaaagaaatcttGGGGTATTTCCTTTCATAAGATAGAGACTCTATTCTAGAATGAGTAATTACCATTTCCTCTTCTAACGGAGCTGGTTAACAAAATTAAGTATCTATTTGTTCATCTTAAATCTTAGTCCAACACCACTAGCAAAAGTGGCAGAAAATTCTAAGAGTGTTGGTTCCTAAGTGCGGGCTGCAGTTGGACTGTGTAGGAATAGACTCAGGAAGAGTGAGGAAGGGCTTGAGGATGGATGATACTGTAGGTCAAGTGCTTTTATAAGCTGTGGATGCTTTAGACAGCAGCAAGTCAGTCGTCATAACAGCAACTTGAAACGACTTTAGTCCACAAATCTGTGGTGAGGATCCCAGCATTTGAATAAACTCATAGTGAtttcagtaagaaaaagaaatgtggcaTATGAAgcatgctttttttattttttttaaagatttattattttattacagccagatatacacagaggaggagagacagagaggaagatctttcgtccgatgattcactccccagaagagccgcaacgggccgatgcgcgccgatccgaagccgagaacctggaacctcttccgggtctcccacacgggtgcagggtcccaaagcattgggccgtcctctcctgctttcccaggccacaagcagggagctggatgggaagtggagctgccggga of Ochotona princeps isolate mOchPri1 chromosome 18, mOchPri1.hap1, whole genome shotgun sequence contains these proteins:
- the HRH4 gene encoding histamine H4 receptor isoform X1, which translates into the protein MPDTNSTVNSAGNTSIILGFLMSLLAFFIVVGNAVVILAFMVDKNLRHRSNYFFLNLAISDFFVGAISIPLYIPHTLFKWDFGKEICLFWLVTDYLLCTASVYNIVLISYDRYQSVLNAVTYRAQNTGILKIVIQMVAVWVLAFLVNGPMILVSEAWKNGSHECEPGFFSAWYVIAITSLLEFLIPVIAVAYFNVYIYRRLWKRGNLTRHRGRFLSVSSCDGGQALRWGLFSEEGDPSPHSQGQGRKSSLLASFRSQKKSKMIHASKGSSLAHADSLSLHHREHVELLRSRKLAKSLAVLLAVFAICWAPYSLFTIVISTYPPAERPKSSWYEFAFWLQWFNSFINPVLYPLCHKRFQKAFLKLFCVKKQLMTSQSQSFSSSR